One region of Triticum aestivum cultivar Chinese Spring chromosome 6B, IWGSC CS RefSeq v2.1, whole genome shotgun sequence genomic DNA includes:
- the LOC123135892 gene encoding probable glucuronokinase 2, translating into MVMQTEMEMERRAYARVGLLGNPSDVYGGRAVSFAVAGLWATVRLRPSDQLLVQPHPRHDLVAFPSLHALVDRLDGGGYYGGVRLLLAICRIFHNHCKHNGIALEDKNFTLSYDTNIPRQAGLSGSSAIVCAALSCLLDFYGVRDKIRVEVRPNLILNAEKELGIVAGLQDRVAQVYGGLVYMDFSQEHMDKLGHGVYTPLDVDLLPPLYLIYAENPSDSGKVHSSVRQRWLDGDEFIISSMKEVAQLAYDGHNVLLQKNYTELARLMNRNFDLRRQMFGDDALGEVNIKMVEVARSVGAASKFTGSGGAVVALCPDGDAQAELLKAACQQAGFAVEPIEVAPSALTEEPIKVTPSQLTEEELKFVMG; encoded by the exons ATGGTGATgcagacggagatggagatggagcgcAGGGCCTACGCGCGCGTGGGCCTCCTCGGCAACCCCAGCGACGTCTACGGCGGCCGCGCCGTCTCCTTCGCCGTCGCCGGCCTCTGGGCCACCGTCCGCCTCCGCCCCTCCGACCAGCTCCTCGTCCAGCCCCACCCGCGCCACGACCTCGTCGCCTTCCCCTCCCTCCACGCCCTC GTGGATCGCCTGGACGGCGGCGGGTACTACGGCGGCGTGCGGCTGCTGCTGGCGATCTGCAGGATCTTCCACAACCACTGCAAGCACAACGGAATCGCCCTGGAGGACAAGAACTTCACCCTGTCATACGACACCAACATTCCCCGCCAG GCAGGGCTCTCCGGCTCCAGCGCCATCGTCTGCGCCGCGCTCAGCTGCCTCCTGGATTTCTACGGCGTCAGGGACAAGATCAGGGTCGAGGTCAGGCCCAACCTCATCCTCAACGCCGAGAAGGAGCTCGGCATCGTCGCCGGGCTTCAGGACCGCGTCGCGCAGGTCTACGGCGGCCTTGTTTACATG GATTTTAGCCAGGAGCATATGGATAAGCTGGGCCATGGAGTGTACACGCCGCTTGACGTTGATCTGCTCCCCCCTCTGTATCTCATCTACGCCGAGAACCCGAGTGACTCTGGCAAG GTCCACAGCAGCGTCAGGCAAAGGTGGCTCGACGGAGACGAGTTCATAATATCGTCGATGAAAGAAGTCGCGCAGCTCGCGTATGATGGCCACAATGTGTTGTTGCAGAAGAATTATACAGAGCTCGCGAGGCTTATGAACAGGAACTTTGATCTGCGGAG GCAAATGTTTGGAGATGACGCGCTTGGCGAGGTGAACATAAAGATGGTTGAGGTAGCGAGGAGCGTCGGTGCTGCGTCGAAGTTCACGGGCagtggtggcgcggtggtggctcTGTGCCCAGATGGGGACGCACAGGCAGAGCTCCTGAAGGCCGCGTGCCAGCAGGCCGGCTTCGCCGTGGAGCCGATTGAAGTCGCCCCGTCGGCCCTGACAGAGGAGCCGATCAAAGTCACTCCATCGCAGCTCACGGAGGAAGAGCTGAAATTTGTTATGGGGTAG
- the LOC123135893 gene encoding methyltransferase-like protein 23, translating to MDSASASSSSSEAEEEEPGRAPPPRMTTVSRHYFGGSSSESDHDLRVDIIENIEEDYGMFVWPCSVILAEYVWQQRPRFSCSRVVELGAGTSLPGIVAAKVGAGVTLTDIAHNTEVLDNIKQVCGLNNVNCTVLGLTWGDWDEPVFDLHPDIILGADVLYDSAKFDDLFAMVTFLLENSPGAVFITTYHNRSGHHLIEFLMVKWGLKCLKLLDGFSFLPSCKADSLRGNIQLVEIALEKEKPK from the exons ATGGACTCTGCTTCCGCTTCTTCGTCCTcgtcggaggcggaggaggaggagcccgggCGCGCTCCGCCACCGCGCATGACCACGGTCTCGCGCCACTACTTCGGCGGCTCCTCCTCCGAGAGCGACCACGACCTCCGCGTCGACATCATCGAG AATATAGAAGAGGATTACGGGATGTTCGTCTGGCCATGCAGCGTCATCCTCGCGGAATACGTGTGGCAGCAGAGGCCGCGCTTCTCCTGCTCCAGAGTTGTCGAG CTTGGTGCAGGAACCTCGCTGCCAGGTATAGTAGCTGCAAAAGTTGGAGCAGGTGTTACGCTGACAGACATTGCACATAATACAGAA GTGCTGGACAACATCAAGCAAGTATGCGGCCTCAATAATGTGAACTGTACG GTATTAGGACTTACTTGGGGAGATTGGGATGAACCTGTTTTTGATTTGCACCCTGATATTATTCTCGGAGCCGATGTGCTTTATGATTCAGCAA AATTTGATGATCTCTTCGCAATGGTTACCTTCCTGCTGGAAAATTCTCCTGGGGCAGTGTTCATCACCACATACCACAATCGCAG TGGTCATCACTTGATTGAATTTTTGATGGTGAAGTGGGGTTTGAAATGTTTGAAGCTTCTGGATGGCTTCTCTTTCCTTCCCTCTTGCAAGGCTGATTCACTACGGGGAAATATTCAGCTCGTGGAGATTGCACTTGAGAAGGAAAAACCTAAATGA
- the LOC123135894 gene encoding protein Abitram has translation MAGEDAAACAPQVDGHAPRDAASFDEETRALIAPDAGSLPATPPSAVEANFARYFVADYLNPGHDQFVYRHPNGLCVVGLAPAHVALKEEGGITAIDFNVGKTDRSEIKVTGKRKRNAQHLQENSALCKVCTKDKTFVVRCCVKGQLLEINDRLMKQPDLLNTSADREGYIAIFMQKPGDWLKVKDKFLSFEDYKNLRGIC, from the exons ATGGCGGGAGAGGACGCGGCGGCATGCGCGCCCCAGGTCGACGGGCACGCGCCGCGGGACGCCGCCTCGTTCGACGAGGAGACGCGGGCCCTCATCGCGCCCGACGCCGGGAGCCTCCCGGCGACCCCGCCCTCCGCCGTCGAGGCCAACTTCGCGCGCTACTTCGTCGCCG ATTATCTCAACCCAGGACATGACCAGTTTGTGTACCGACATCCAAATGG GTTGTGCGTGGTTGGTTTAGCTCCAGCCCATGTTGCACTGAAAGAGGAAGGGGGAATAACTGCCATTGACTTCAATGTTGGCAAGACAGATCGCAGTGAGATAAAAGTCACAGGGAAACGCAAAAGG AATGCACAACATTTGCAAGAAAATTCAGCATTATGTAAAGTCTGCACAAAGGATAAAACTTTTGTGGTGAG GTGTTGCGTGAAAGGGCAGCTTTTGGAGATTAATGATAGATTGATGAAACAACCCGATCTGCTTAATACCTCT GCCGACAGAGAAGGATACATAGCAATCTTCATGCAGAAACCAGGTGACTGGCTCAAAGTTAAGGATAAATTTCTTAGCTTTGAGGACTACAAAAACTTGAGAGGAATCTGCTGA